One Barnesiella propionica genomic window carries:
- a CDS encoding phosphodiester glycosidase family protein: protein MKKFILSSCVFWLASMPLWATINIGGVERQVDTLEYRKVGPGVTYVRMNFPEYPLNVYTMTIDLKNQYNSIETFQGNDHAGSTEAMTSAYNRLSSPGHQSIGSINGNFWIMSSVQGYDMRLNGQPHSGCIRNNEIVTEPNGWNRGRATNPVDLLQEIGFAVIDKNKKIWIDDMGFDGKVIYKGTSYGISEVNRIRNENELVFYNSYSGKTMTDIDGTDVFIKLADGQSWGVNEDVRCIVTRIEKGVGGHDLQTGEYALSGNNKEFLNAMAVGDEVIINMGIYTLTDQLRPYATQMVTGNALVMREGELTVRNNNEEYNSQTYSRTGIGMSQDGNTVYLIVIDKVGGSKGTNTETMCQILKHAGAWNVTSMDAGGSAQMMLRGALVNNPADGKERAVANGWMVFSTAPEDKELKSLEFDTYNLEVPVYASFIPQILGYNQYGVLV, encoded by the coding sequence ATGAAAAAATTCATTTTAAGTAGTTGTGTGTTTTGGTTGGCCAGTATGCCTCTGTGGGCAACGATAAATATTGGCGGTGTGGAGCGGCAAGTTGATACTTTGGAATACCGGAAAGTGGGCCCGGGTGTTACTTATGTACGAATGAATTTTCCGGAATATCCGTTAAACGTATATACGATGACGATTGATTTGAAAAATCAGTATAATTCGATAGAAACTTTTCAGGGTAATGATCATGCCGGAAGTACCGAGGCTATGACAAGCGCATATAACCGTTTGTCTTCACCCGGACATCAATCCATCGGGTCTATCAACGGCAATTTTTGGATCATGTCTTCAGTACAGGGATATGATATGAGATTGAACGGTCAGCCTCATAGTGGTTGTATCAGAAATAATGAAATAGTTACCGAGCCTAATGGTTGGAACCGGGGAAGAGCTACCAATCCTGTCGATTTATTACAAGAAATAGGTTTTGCCGTAATCGATAAAAATAAAAAGATATGGATTGACGATATGGGTTTTGACGGAAAGGTTATTTATAAAGGAACCTCTTATGGTATTTCCGAGGTTAATAGGATTCGTAATGAAAACGAATTAGTATTTTATAATAGCTATTCGGGAAAAACGATGACCGACATCGACGGTACAGATGTCTTTATTAAGCTGGCAGATGGACAGAGCTGGGGCGTTAACGAAGATGTAAGGTGCATAGTAACCCGTATCGAAAAAGGTGTAGGCGGTCATGATTTACAGACCGGTGAATATGCATTATCCGGGAATAATAAAGAGTTTTTGAATGCAATGGCTGTTGGAGATGAGGTTATTATAAATATGGGAATTTATACACTTACCGACCAATTAAGGCCGTATGCTACGCAAATGGTTACAGGTAACGCTCTTGTCATGAGAGAGGGTGAGCTAACGGTACGTAACAACAATGAAGAATACAATAGCCAAACTTATTCTCGTACAGGTATAGGAATGTCTCAGGACGGTAATACGGTTTATTTAATAGTTATTGACAAGGTTGGTGGATCTAAAGGTACGAATACCGAGACTATGTGTCAGATTCTCAAACATGCCGGAGCCTGGAATGTTACTTCTATGGATGCCGGTGGCTCTGCCCAGATGATGTTAAGAGGTGCGTTGGTGAACAATCCTGCCGACGGTAAGGAGCGTGCCGTAGCCAATGGCTGGATGGTATTCTCGACGGCACCCGAAGATAAAGAACTGAAAAGTCTGGAGTTCGATACATATAATCTTGAAGTTCCGGTATATGCCTCCTTCATACCCCAGATATTAGGTTATAACCAGTATGGTGTACTGGT
- a CDS encoding phosphodiester glycosidase family protein: protein MKKIFTFFLLLFTFLLSFAKGNIIIGGDIYSVDTLSHMKVGPGTYYTSVRCEKGSVRLNVYYLEVDAKNPYVKFKSALSCDSLVGTECISHIAPRKSVSGFRYFAGTNADFFATSGAVGTPVYGGTVDGEIANVYNGSPQALFDKDQFLYIAQTTFSGSVIAGDNSYSIDNVNAARYENNLILYNHNMGNYTRTNAYGYEILVKPLEGEQFCVNTATRVKILSSSSNGNMRIEPGCVVLSGHGTAAEFLKTLQINDEIEIKTGLTLSLNNIQPPIQSAVGGDRAILRDGNVLDPDWADRHPRTSIGHNADRSKVYMCVVDGRGASAGVSTKHLADIMKFAGATDAMNLDGGGSSGMYIEKYGIMNVPSDGKERAVGNGIFVVSNAPDDDNMAEILCKTQNITLPKNGVFTPEFLGYNQYGYLINTDVAGVKLSCDESLGYIKDNSFVASGSGNGNLKASYNGIETTISVEIGGEYPMALRLDSIINDGCYEYPIEVLATVNDKSMPVLSSAFDWTVEHPDICMINDGVLKGINDGVTEVYCKYKSFEDTLKVKVMMPKGRIMAADDFSDISSWTVTSNASKDCKLVLGNSGAEIQYTYSGGRAPYVQMEKRFELYSLPDTFKIVLNTGVTQVTRASLTMKNNSERNFGVLEYSSIPVNEDYQIVIPMDQYLSNPMDMACYPIHFQSLKFLLNTSSQVAGNQYTLKIKDFSLIYGDYELSAPSVELASSLIVYPNPADRKDSFVYLKLTEDTKLKAELYDMEGKLLKVLSENLVAAGVVSLPVDGLGAGTYILKITRDGKTDSVKIIKR, encoded by the coding sequence ATGAAAAAAATATTTACTTTTTTCCTTTTATTATTCACTTTCCTCCTGTCGTTTGCGAAAGGAAATATAATTATCGGTGGTGATATCTATTCGGTAGATACGCTGTCGCATATGAAAGTGGGTCCCGGTACATATTATACTTCTGTGCGTTGTGAGAAAGGTAGTGTAAGACTGAATGTATATTACCTGGAGGTAGATGCAAAGAATCCTTACGTGAAGTTCAAATCTGCATTGTCTTGCGATTCTTTGGTGGGGACAGAATGTATATCGCATATCGCTCCTCGAAAAAGTGTTTCCGGATTTCGATATTTTGCAGGAACAAATGCCGATTTTTTTGCTACGTCCGGGGCTGTCGGAACACCGGTTTACGGGGGAACTGTAGATGGTGAGATTGCTAATGTGTATAATGGCTCTCCTCAAGCTTTGTTTGATAAAGATCAGTTTCTTTATATTGCTCAAACAACTTTTTCAGGCTCTGTTATTGCAGGTGATAACTCTTATTCCATAGATAACGTAAATGCTGCAAGATATGAGAACAATCTGATTTTATATAATCATAATATGGGAAATTATACCCGTACAAATGCTTATGGTTATGAGATTTTGGTTAAACCTCTGGAAGGTGAACAGTTTTGTGTGAACACGGCAACAAGAGTAAAAATTTTATCATCGAGTTCCAATGGGAATATGCGGATTGAACCGGGTTGTGTGGTTCTGTCCGGCCATGGTACTGCTGCCGAATTCTTAAAAACACTGCAAATAAATGATGAAATAGAAATAAAAACAGGACTGACACTAAGTCTGAATAATATACAACCTCCTATACAGTCGGCTGTAGGAGGAGACCGTGCCATTCTGCGGGACGGAAATGTTCTGGATCCCGACTGGGCCGATCGTCATCCCCGTACTTCCATTGGGCACAATGCCGACCGAAGTAAAGTTTATATGTGCGTTGTCGATGGCCGGGGAGCTTCAGCGGGGGTTTCGACGAAACATTTAGCCGATATTATGAAATTTGCCGGGGCCACCGATGCCATGAATCTTGACGGTGGCGGTTCTAGCGGCATGTATATAGAGAAATATGGCATTATGAATGTTCCCAGTGATGGTAAAGAACGTGCTGTAGGCAATGGTATTTTTGTGGTTTCCAATGCTCCCGATGACGATAATATGGCGGAGATATTATGTAAAACACAAAATATAACTTTGCCTAAGAACGGGGTTTTTACACCTGAGTTTCTGGGATATAATCAATACGGATATTTAATTAATACCGATGTAGCCGGAGTTAAATTAAGCTGTGACGAATCTTTAGGCTATATCAAAGATAACTCTTTTGTTGCTTCCGGTTCCGGGAATGGTAATTTAAAAGCATCGTATAACGGGATTGAAACGACGATATCGGTGGAAATAGGGGGAGAATACCCTATGGCGTTACGTCTCGATTCCATTATTAACGACGGCTGTTATGAATACCCTATTGAGGTGCTGGCTACTGTGAATGATAAAAGCATGCCTGTATTATCCTCTGCATTTGACTGGACCGTCGAGCATCCCGATATATGTATGATAAATGACGGAGTTTTGAAAGGTATTAATGATGGTGTTACAGAGGTGTATTGCAAATATAAATCTTTTGAAGATACATTAAAGGTTAAGGTGATGATGCCCAAAGGACGTATTATGGCTGCAGATGATTTTTCAGATATATCTTCCTGGACCGTTACATCCAATGCGTCGAAAGATTGCAAACTGGTTTTGGGAAATAGCGGAGCCGAAATACAGTACACCTATAGCGGAGGACGCGCTCCGTATGTTCAAATGGAGAAAAGATTTGAACTCTATAGTTTACCCGATACATTTAAAATTGTGCTGAATACCGGTGTTACTCAGGTTACAAGGGCGAGTCTTACGATGAAAAATAATTCTGAACGGAATTTTGGCGTATTGGAATATAGTAGTATTCCTGTCAATGAAGATTATCAGATTGTAATACCGATGGATCAATATTTGTCAAATCCCATGGATATGGCCTGTTATCCGATTCATTTCCAGTCATTAAAATTCTTACTTAACACTTCTTCCCAGGTAGCGGGAAATCAATATACATTGAAAATTAAAGATTTTTCTTTAATCTACGGAGATTATGAATTGAGCGCTCCTAGTGTGGAATTGGCTTCATCGTTGATTGTTTATCCTAATCCTGCAGATAGGAAAGATTCTTTTGTATATTTAAAATTAACGGAAGATACCAAATTGAAGGCCGAGTTGTATGATATGGAGGGGAAATTGTTAAAAGTACTTTCCGAAAATCTTGTAGCTGCAGGTGTAGTGAGTTTGCCGGTAGATGGATTAGGTGCCGGTACTTATATTCTCAAAATAACACGCGATGGTAAGACCGACTCCGTAAAAATCATCAAACGGTAA
- a CDS encoding family 10 glycosylhydrolase yields the protein MKKIGKICLFSVMLLGLSLTTVQAQSPKREFRGVWLSTVWKLTWPTATITQTGNAAQINSQKQEMIMLLDSVKNANMNSIFFQVRSRCDAMYRSSYEPWSTDLVATRGMDPGYDPLEFVVEEAHKRGIEVHAWINPYRYEGVLYQWNGTPQAYRTEHPDWLLDYPGASILNPGKPEVRNRITDIVSEIVRNYDVDGIVFDDYFYMEGTTDAMDQDLFEANNPDNLERGDWRRQNVNKMVKQVYDMIQNTKPYVKFGISPAGVWTTNASIASKYGLTPTPASGEYAYNGIYCDPVAWIQEKTIDYISPQIYWTIGSSNDYSKIAPWWSDVARRYGRHFYSSHTASGLSSAYAPSRTQGVNNNFVDYTADDEVFELNGETVSASALSQIERQSARMVQAPAATAAFKGGELVNQVLCNRDADYADAPGSVFYNTKTFIRTPKMLALMRDEVYQRFALTPAVGWKQNINPGLVDNITFNGTDLTWTGYSGMRYAIYAVPTSKATEDGTCFTSDYLVGISYVANYTLPEKYREGYTYAVSVVDRYGNEFAPRFAGAYLQTSESVTLTFPLNGANVASPFVFTWSEVPGAVYVHEVALDPDFTDVISSRELTVNKFSSFLLGNLDNSKTYYWRVKTRKPNSTDALSATHMFLAENFRVVTPETGSTEVSITPVISWTSVNSVTEYTMEISTAYSFASSNIVHSAVYTGTEVTLPVGVLVGGMTYYVRMKATVGEQTYTSEITSFTTEEAIPEVPVILSPLQNQIVNTRNVEVIWADNYLAKGFRVEIHPSETFIPIRNGKVQTISNFVYNTVFDNLTADGVYYIRVRADYGTGSYTDWSDTVKIEYRGFSAVEDASADETCFVTPGTNPNLVLKAGAKHVTAEIVDISGRYLGRFVDETDFQGEQSFRLPSLSSGVYIIIVNLDGKIKKVKLIQ from the coding sequence ATGAAGAAGATCGGTAAAATATGCCTTTTTAGTGTGATGTTGTTGGGTTTGAGTTTGACAACTGTTCAAGCGCAATCGCCAAAACGCGAGTTTCGTGGGGTATGGTTATCTACGGTGTGGAAATTGACGTGGCCGACCGCTACGATAACACAGACAGGCAATGCTGCACAGATTAATTCCCAGAAACAGGAGATGATTATGCTGTTGGATTCGGTGAAGAATGCGAATATGAACTCTATATTTTTTCAGGTTCGTAGTCGTTGTGACGCTATGTACAGATCTTCTTACGAGCCATGGTCGACCGATTTGGTAGCAACGCGCGGTATGGATCCTGGTTATGATCCTCTTGAATTTGTAGTTGAAGAAGCTCATAAACGAGGAATTGAAGTTCATGCCTGGATAAATCCTTACAGGTATGAAGGCGTATTGTATCAATGGAACGGAACTCCTCAGGCATATAGAACGGAGCATCCGGATTGGCTGCTTGATTATCCAGGTGCTTCTATCCTGAATCCCGGAAAACCGGAAGTGCGTAATAGAATTACCGATATTGTAAGTGAAATTGTTCGGAATTATGATGTAGACGGTATCGTATTTGACGATTATTTCTACATGGAAGGAACGACCGATGCTATGGACCAGGATTTATTTGAAGCGAATAATCCTGATAACCTGGAGAGAGGAGACTGGCGGCGCCAGAATGTAAATAAAATGGTGAAGCAGGTATATGATATGATCCAAAATACGAAACCTTATGTTAAATTTGGCATAAGTCCTGCCGGCGTATGGACAACAAATGCTTCTATAGCCAGCAAATACGGATTAACTCCTACTCCTGCATCCGGAGAATATGCTTATAATGGTATTTATTGCGATCCTGTTGCGTGGATACAGGAAAAAACGATCGATTATATATCTCCTCAGATCTATTGGACAATAGGCTCGTCCAATGATTATTCTAAGATTGCGCCTTGGTGGAGCGATGTAGCGCGCCGGTACGGGAGACATTTTTATTCCAGTCATACGGCAAGCGGTTTGTCTTCGGCCTATGCTCCCTCCAGGACTCAAGGTGTAAATAATAATTTTGTTGATTATACGGCAGATGATGAAGTTTTTGAGTTGAACGGCGAAACGGTAAGTGCTTCGGCTTTATCACAAATTGAAAGGCAGTCTGCCAGAATGGTGCAGGCTCCGGCTGCTACAGCTGCTTTTAAAGGAGGTGAATTAGTCAATCAGGTATTGTGTAACAGGGATGCCGATTATGCAGATGCTCCGGGAAGTGTATTTTATAATACGAAGACTTTCATCAGGACACCTAAAATGCTGGCGCTTATGCGGGATGAAGTATATCAAAGATTTGCATTGACGCCAGCCGTAGGTTGGAAACAAAATATTAATCCCGGTTTGGTAGACAACATAACCTTTAATGGTACGGATTTAACCTGGACCGGATATTCGGGTATGCGGTATGCGATTTATGCAGTTCCCACATCTAAAGCGACAGAAGACGGTACATGTTTCACCAGTGATTATCTTGTGGGGATTTCTTATGTTGCAAATTATACATTACCGGAAAAATACAGAGAAGGTTATACGTATGCGGTTTCGGTAGTTGACAGATATGGAAATGAATTTGCACCTCGTTTTGCCGGAGCCTATTTACAGACATCGGAAAGCGTGACGCTTACATTCCCTTTAAATGGCGCAAATGTAGCATCTCCGTTTGTGTTTACCTGGAGCGAAGTGCCGGGTGCTGTATATGTACATGAAGTAGCATTGGATCCCGATTTTACAGATGTGATTTCTTCCCGGGAATTGACGGTAAATAAATTCTCTTCATTTTTATTAGGTAATTTGGATAATAGCAAAACGTATTATTGGAGAGTAAAAACACGCAAACCTAATTCTACAGACGCATTGTCGGCAACCCATATGTTTCTGGCCGAGAATTTCAGAGTCGTTACTCCTGAAACGGGAAGTACGGAGGTTTCCATAACTCCTGTAATCAGCTGGACTTCTGTTAATTCGGTAACGGAGTATACAATGGAAATATCCACCGCATATAGTTTTGCTTCCAGTAATATAGTACATTCTGCGGTGTATACCGGTACCGAAGTGACTTTACCGGTAGGTGTGCTGGTAGGAGGAATGACCTATTATGTGAGGATGAAAGCGACCGTCGGCGAGCAAACTTATACGAGTGAAATAACGAGTTTTACTACCGAAGAAGCTATTCCTGAAGTGCCGGTAATTTTATCTCCGCTCCAGAATCAAATAGTAAATACGCGTAACGTAGAAGTTATATGGGCCGATAATTATCTGGCTAAGGGTTTCAGAGTGGAAATACATCCTTCGGAAACTTTTATCCCTATACGAAATGGAAAGGTACAAACGATTTCTAATTTCGTATACAATACGGTTTTTGACAATCTTACTGCCGATGGTGTTTATTACATTCGGGTTAGGGCCGATTATGGTACAGGATCATATACAGACTGGTCGGATACTGTGAAAATTGAATATAGAGGTTTTTCTGCAGTGGAAGATGCCAGTGCCGATGAAACTTGTTTTGTAACTCCGGGCACTAATCCTAATTTAGTGCTTAAGGCAGGTGCTAAACATGTTACGGCCGAAATTGTTGATATATCAGGACGGTATTTGGGACGTTTTGTCGATGAAACCGATTTTCAGGGTGAGCAGTCATTCCGGTTGCCCTCATTGAGTTCCGGAGTATATATTATTATTGTGAATTTGGATGGAAAAATTAAAAAAGTGAAGTTGATACAATGA
- a CDS encoding T9SS type A sorting domain-containing protein: MKADKNENNLNSDANLGAASEVRGMAVKDGQLLFTYRSGGLSNGIPGVKIFDMKTGNFVKEIMKDTLDFMSADGKMLGYPCNDIQVDDAGNVILFNMTTNWTTAPVALYTVDLETGALEKRFELVDPFLGVMTEGDVAGFRVDYFAIKGDITKDAILLFACSSASHVVRCDIKDGQLIKQEDDQLYKDITIQGYYPASGVDNGTGPRVVIVDDDYFYLDGFNSHATLYDKSGSIIESVGDAPEDCAATSTGNNGVAEFELGGKPFCVYSVTNNLATPPQSVKLIEMGAGPTFAGAKYYWTIPEGGLGVQSNANRVLLPRIQYEGENIVYLSVYACGSGAAAYKIEYKPEGDGVGSVANDVVAITVNGNDINFNAAADAVLYNIAGQKVAEVKDNTTMAAPAAGLYIVKAKVNGAEKVQKVVVK; this comes from the coding sequence ATGAAGGCTGATAAGAATGAGAACAACCTTAATTCCGATGCTAATTTAGGAGCAGCAAGCGAAGTTCGTGGTATGGCAGTGAAAGATGGCCAGTTGTTGTTCACTTACCGTTCCGGTGGTCTTTCTAACGGTATCCCGGGCGTCAAGATTTTTGACATGAAGACAGGTAATTTCGTGAAAGAGATTATGAAAGATACTCTTGATTTCATGAGTGCTGATGGAAAGATGCTGGGTTATCCTTGTAACGACATTCAGGTAGATGATGCCGGAAACGTTATTCTTTTTAACATGACTACAAACTGGACAACCGCTCCTGTTGCTTTATATACGGTGGATCTGGAAACAGGTGCCCTTGAAAAAAGATTCGAATTGGTAGATCCGTTTTTAGGAGTTATGACTGAGGGTGATGTTGCTGGTTTCCGTGTTGACTATTTTGCTATTAAAGGCGATATTACAAAAGACGCTATTTTGCTGTTCGCTTGTTCCAGTGCTTCTCATGTAGTACGTTGCGATATCAAGGACGGTCAGTTAATAAAACAGGAAGACGACCAGTTGTATAAAGATATAACAATCCAGGGTTACTATCCTGCTTCTGGAGTAGACAACGGAACGGGTCCCCGTGTTGTTATCGTAGATGACGATTATTTTTATCTGGATGGTTTTAACTCTCATGCTACATTGTATGACAAATCGGGTTCTATTATAGAAAGTGTCGGTGATGCACCGGAAGATTGCGCTGCTACCAGTACGGGTAATAATGGTGTGGCTGAATTTGAACTGGGCGGTAAACCGTTCTGTGTGTATTCTGTAACGAATAATTTAGCAACGCCTCCTCAGTCTGTTAAACTTATAGAAATGGGTGCAGGTCCTACGTTTGCTGGTGCTAAATATTACTGGACTATTCCTGAGGGCGGTTTAGGTGTGCAGTCGAATGCTAATCGTGTGTTGTTACCTCGTATTCAGTATGAAGGTGAAAATATAGTGTATTTGTCTGTGTATGCTTGTGGTTCAGGTGCAGCAGCTTATAAAATTGAATATAAACCAGAAGGTGATGGAGTAGGTTCTGTTGCCAATGATGTTGTTGCAATTACTGTAAACGGTAATGATATTAATTTCAATGCCGCTGCAGATGCAGTTCTTTATAATATCGCAGGTCAGAAAGTAGCTGAAGTTAAAGACAATACTACTATGGCAGCTCCTGCCGCTGGTCTTTATATCGTAAAAGCGAAAGTTAATGGTGCTGAAAAAGTTCAGAAAGTAGTTGTAAAATAA
- a CDS encoding phosphodiester glycosidase family protein: MKKIFILFMMTITFCAYAQNVMVLNGVSYPVDTLVHKHDVGPGTRYAYYNLPTMPLRVHVMEIDLKNPYVDIETCLGGDKVVATEPPTLMAERNNKPGHEVIGATNGDFYHYQYPIEIGTPRSGQFRKNECVVNPVGRASFVLTPDRKPYVDRVDFSGTVKAGEKTHRLHAVNMQRLEWETSSIPNYMLLYTNSYGPATHEAQGGVKVVLKPKAGEFFFSANKNIECIVDSIYDNPGTTPIPEGRAVLYGVGTAETFLKDLNIGDETTLFLGTNLRDAPGLITDLKEQMGGSDHIILRNGELADGDYVDVHPRTGMGFSADSTKVYMVVVDGRRAGYSSGVSLNVFGELFRALGAWNAVNLDGGGSSVMIVNSEVVNNPSDNLIRPVGNGVLVVSNAPIDDEIASLQFEPQRYILPVYGRLVPRIIAFNKYGVIKEHDFKGYTLTCSPNVGYIDDSNAFVAASTPCKGTITATWNDISVTREVEIRDAEFSMRLDSVVLDGYRSFPIEIQGEMDGRVLLLSPASLTWTVENPDICSVDEGVVKGLKDGETLVTGTLDDFVGTLKVKVQIPKTQVMKADDFISSWNVSSISAIKNLSVSRDGDEAVIKYTYGAGRAPYVQISKKIDFYSIPDTFKITVNTGEVVTTKVSMMMKSNQDRNYQLTEWPSVPKGEDYTYSVPMDTYLTDAADFANYPVKFEQLKFMIDVASQTAGREYEIRIKEFDLVYKHFTMGVGNPEIIKSLLVYPNPLRNGDSSIFLRISESVDLSVELYNLQGQLIRTKDFGHVQPGDVALPADGLDMGSYLLKIWQNGRFETVKLMVR; the protein is encoded by the coding sequence ATGAAAAAAATATTTATACTGTTTATGATGACCATTACATTTTGTGCGTATGCACAAAATGTAATGGTGCTGAACGGTGTATCATATCCCGTCGATACATTGGTGCATAAACATGATGTAGGGCCCGGTACCCGATACGCTTATTATAATTTGCCGACAATGCCTTTGAGAGTGCATGTCATGGAAATAGATTTGAAGAATCCTTATGTAGACATAGAAACCTGTCTTGGCGGAGATAAAGTGGTTGCGACTGAACCTCCCACCCTGATGGCAGAAAGAAATAATAAACCAGGTCATGAAGTTATAGGGGCTACAAACGGGGATTTTTATCATTATCAATATCCTATAGAGATAGGTACCCCGCGTAGCGGACAGTTCCGTAAGAACGAATGCGTCGTAAATCCTGTAGGGCGGGCTTCTTTTGTATTAACTCCTGACAGGAAACCTTATGTGGACCGGGTAGATTTTTCCGGTACGGTGAAAGCCGGAGAAAAGACGCATCGTCTGCATGCTGTGAATATGCAGCGACTGGAGTGGGAAACCAGTTCGATTCCCAATTATATGTTGCTCTACACCAATTCTTACGGTCCTGCTACACATGAAGCCCAGGGAGGAGTGAAGGTCGTTTTAAAACCGAAAGCCGGAGAATTCTTTTTCAGCGCCAATAAGAATATAGAGTGTATAGTCGATTCCATATATGACAATCCGGGAACTACCCCTATACCGGAGGGCCGTGCTGTTTTATATGGCGTAGGAACGGCAGAGACTTTCTTAAAAGATTTGAATATAGGAGATGAAACAACTCTTTTTCTGGGAACAAATCTTCGTGACGCTCCTGGTTTAATAACCGACTTGAAAGAACAGATGGGAGGCAGTGATCATATAATACTGAGAAATGGAGAATTGGCAGACGGAGATTATGTCGATGTACATCCGCGTACAGGCATGGGATTCTCTGCAGATAGCACTAAAGTTTATATGGTGGTGGTAGATGGCCGCCGGGCGGGTTACTCCAGTGGAGTATCATTAAATGTCTTTGGAGAGCTATTTCGTGCTTTAGGAGCCTGGAATGCTGTAAATCTGGACGGAGGAGGTTCTTCTGTGATGATTGTGAATAGCGAAGTGGTAAATAATCCTTCGGATAATCTGATACGTCCGGTAGGAAACGGTGTATTAGTCGTTTCTAATGCTCCTATAGATGACGAAATTGCCTCTTTGCAATTTGAGCCTCAACGGTATATATTGCCGGTATATGGCCGTCTCGTACCTCGTATTATTGCATTTAATAAATATGGGGTTATTAAGGAACACGATTTTAAAGGATATACCTTGACGTGTTCTCCCAATGTGGGTTATATAGATGATTCCAATGCGTTTGTAGCAGCCAGTACACCTTGTAAAGGAACAATAACTGCTACTTGGAATGATATATCGGTGACAAGGGAAGTTGAAATTAGAGATGCCGAATTTTCTATGCGTTTGGACTCTGTGGTTCTTGACGGATACAGGTCGTTTCCTATTGAAATACAAGGTGAAATGGATGGCCGGGTATTGTTGTTATCGCCGGCGTCCCTTACCTGGACTGTTGAAAATCCCGATATATGTTCTGTTGATGAAGGCGTAGTAAAAGGGTTGAAAGATGGAGAGACCTTGGTAACCGGTACATTGGATGATTTTGTCGGAACTTTAAAAGTCAAAGTACAAATTCCGAAAACACAGGTGATGAAAGCCGATGATTTTATTTCATCCTGGAATGTATCATCTATATCGGCTATTAAAAATTTATCTGTAAGCAGAGACGGTGATGAAGCGGTTATAAAATATACTTATGGCGCCGGACGTGCTCCGTATGTACAGATTTCCAAAAAAATAGATTTCTATAGCATTCCGGATACATTTAAAATAACAGTCAATACAGGCGAGGTAGTAACTACCAAGGTAAGCATGATGATGAAAAGTAACCAGGACAGGAATTATCAATTGACAGAATGGCCTTCCGTGCCCAAGGGCGAGGACTACACTTATTCTGTGCCTATGGATACTTATCTTACCGATGCAGCCGATTTTGCGAATTATCCTGTGAAATTCGAACAATTGAAATTTATGATCGATGTGGCTTCTCAAACGGCAGGCCGGGAGTACGAAATACGTATTAAAGAATTTGATTTGGTATATAAACATTTTACGATGGGTGTTGGGAATCCGGAAATCATAAAATCATTGCTTGTTTATCCGAATCCTTTAAGAAACGGTGATTCTTCTATCTTCTTGAGGATTAGTGAATCTGTGGATCTTAGTGTGGAATTATATAATTTGCAAGGTCAATTGATAAGGACTAAAGATTTCGGGCATGTTCAACCCGGAGATGTGGCTCTTCCTGCAGATGGTCTGGATATGGGATCCTATTTATTGAAAATATGGCAGAATGGCCGATTTGAAACGGTAAAACTTATGGTGCGTTAA